One part of the Salmo salar chromosome ssa28, Ssal_v3.1, whole genome shotgun sequence genome encodes these proteins:
- the si:dkey-94l16.4 gene encoding retinoic acid-induced protein 1 isoform X1: MVAMEQPPGDSDLQPQDLSSTRSLPAAIDLTRKGEDCLVKANSMEALQVVKPPSWYPGSGSSKGLSFPETDPNHRLQPGDQIQPNDAFSNTTVTLSYVSRSHIFSTHDSLSHHSSLYGVPSISKFSTMDGYLQQMDRPLGLVPQSEMFDSMPPAQVMAENVAGVCLMQQCHEINSSRVASNGRVEKYNPHQRASSIEHSLSQDADNNAGLQNGRSSSSSSWSNSAICIDSSPEPLITDMEEEGQRADSEVLFLISSRTEEPVLIQDSMSPRDLCSHSREYISPLEDTVSPSVTSLDDVENVFILPQASCSPSFENDGENAPMLDTSKDYQQPGHKTKADSEPIVDLTKDKSTLPEVLEKKPKETTASHLNGNAKAEQRTFERKKLPPRSGRGTRLEAIVMNINPNWYKVSTKKPKASKTQPPTNPQTQSSPSKADVNKQTSSVGKKKVQNKAASSSEGETKVKAAATKGRMDSINRNTDSCKESTSDSEHTRFSKYPHSHSTSPKTCSPPFAPDKDSQKKSAHRESDPEPSEVHVLTVSPPLKTSPKSPGKHKVKTACREASSPTAKTAKVTPAPKKKRKKPRLGKFSSMFSPQEPEIKLKYVNYKEEKRDMRRDTFSPFIHMGLKPSTTPATCTVINYPEEEKPRQKKGQGPQQAGGSGSGGFIPGAVPSTSCLQLGRISTHSQYHSSLVCCLCRGSANAMDLGDLHGPYYPEGYRPSAKPPARIPGLKEDEDFSDSDSSCSMRGRGRKCARPPGVPWPHKPGPRLNQDGLLGRWTSDSDPSGSPATKRARIENGAGVTSEAAVEDWYSPPVVPLDQCEYWLHEDCSIWSAGVFLVKGRVYGLEEAVKVGQETTCSRCHNPGCHVGLLFQRMPQQVSLQVFSTVRLCPQ, encoded by the exons ATGG TTGCTATGGAGCAACCACCGGGGGACTCTGATTTACAGCCCCAAGACCTCTCCTCCACCCGTAGCCTCCCTGCTGCCATAGACCTGACCAGAAAAGGTGAGGATTGCCTCGTAAAAGCCAACTCCATGGAGGCCCTACAGGTAGTCAAGCCTCCAAGCTGGTACCCAGGCTCTGGGAGCAGCAAGGGACTCTCCTTCCCAGAAACTGACCCCAACCACAGGCTTCAACCAGGAGACCAGATCCAGCCGAACGATGCCTTCTCCAACACTACAGTCACCCTCTCCTATGTAAGCAGGTCTCATATCTTTTCCactcatgactctctctctcaccattcctCTCTCTACGGCGTACCGTCAATCAGCAAGTTCTCAACAATGGATGGCTACCTGCAGCAGATGGACAGGCCTCTGGGCTTAGTGCCTCAGTCTGAAATGTTTGACTCTATGCCTCCAGCCCAGGTGATGGCTGAGAatgtggcaggggtgtgtctGATGCAGCAGTGTCATGAAATCAACAGCAGTCGAGTTGCCAGTAATGGAAGAGTGGAGAAATACAATCCTCATCAGAGAGCGAGTTCAATCGAACACAGTCTTTCTCAGGACGCAGACAACAATGCAGGACTGCAGAATGGcaggagtagcagcagcagcagctggtcTAATTCTGCAATATGTATCGATTCCTCTCCAGAGCCTCTCATTACAGATATggaggaggaaggacagagggcTGACTCAGAGGTTCTCTTTCTCATCTCATCTAGAACGGAGGAGCCTGTCCTCATCCAGGACAGCATGAGTCCCAGGGACCTGTGTTCTCATAGTAGGGAGTATATCAGTCCTCTGGAGGACACGGTCTCTCCCTCTGTTACCTCACTGGATGATGTAGAGAATGTGTTCATTCTGCCTCAGGCCTCCTGCTCACCCAGCTTTGAAAATGATGGTGAGAATGCACCAATGTTAGATACCAGCAAGGACTACCAGCAGCCAGGACATAAAACCAAGGCAGATTCAGAGCCTATTGTTGACTTGACAAAAGACAAGAGCACTCTGCCAGAGGTTTTAGAAAAGAAACCAAAGGAGACGACTGCTTCTCACTTGAATGGTAATGCAAAGGCAGAGCAGAGGACTTTTGAGAGGAAAAAACTTCCCCCTCGCTCTGGCAGGGGAACTAGATTAGAGGCCATAGTGATGAACATAAACCCTAACTGGTATAAAGTATCCACTAAGAAACCCAAGGCCTCGAAGACCCAGCCTCCGACAAATCCCCAGACTCAGAGCAGTCCATCTAAAGCCGACGTTAACAAACAGACCTCATCTGTAGGGAAGAAGAAAGTCCAGAATAAAGCAGCATCTAGCTCAGAGGGAGAGACTAAAGTAAAGGCAGCCGCAACGAAAGGCCGTATGGATAGCATtaacaggaacacagacagttGTAAAGAGTCTACGTCAGATTCTGAACACACCCGTTTTTCCAAATATCCACACAGCCACAGCACATCTCCAAAAACCTGCAGCCCACCCTTTGCTCCAGACAAAGATTCACAGAAGAAGTCGGCACACAGAGAGTCAGATCCCGAGCCCTCCGAGGTGCATGTACTGACTGTATCACCGCCACTTAAAACATCTCCAAAAAGCCCTGGGAAGCATAAAGTGAAGACTGCATGCAGGGAAGCATCGTCTCCCACAGCCAAAACAGCGAAGGTGACCCCTGCTCCCAAGAAGAAACGGAAGAAACCCAGACTGGGCAAGTTTTCCTCTATGTTCTCCCCTCAGGAGCCTGAGATAAAACTGAAATATGTCAACTacaaggaggagaagagggatatGAGGAGGGACACATTCTCTCCTTTCATCCACATGGGCCTTAAACCCTCCACCACCCCTGCCACCTGTACTGTCATCAACTACCCTGAGGAGGAGAAGCCCAGGCAAAAGAAGGGTCAGGGGCCACAGCAGGCTGGAGGCTCAGGGTCTGGGGGTTTCATCCCTGGGGCTGTACCCTCCACCTCCTGCCTCCAGCTGGGCCGCATCTCCACCCATAGCCAATACCACAGCTCCCTGGTCTGCTGCCTCTGTAGAGGCTCTGCTAACGCTATGGACCTGGGGGACCTCCACGGGCCCTACTACCCTGAGGGCTACAGACCCAGTGCTAAACCCCCTGCTAGGATCCCAGGCCTCAAAGAAGATGAGGATTTCAGTGACTCTGACTCGTCCTGCAGCATGAGAGGCCGGGGCAGAAAGTGTGCTCGGCCCCCGGGGGTCCCCTGGCCCCACAAACCAGGTCCACGGCTGAACCAGGATGGCCTGCTGGGGAGGTGGACTAGCGACAGCGACCCTTCAGGCAGCCCTGCAACAAAGAGGGCCAGGATTGAGAATGGGGCTGGGGTTACATCTGAGGCTGCAGTAGAGGACTGGTACAGCCCCCCTGTGGTGCCTCTAGACCAGTGTGAGTACTGGCTCCACGAGGACTGTAGCATCTGGTCTGCAGGTGTATTCCTGGTGAAGGGGAGGGTCTACGGTCTGGAAGAGGCGGTCAAGGTGGGTCAGGAGACG
- the si:dkey-94l16.4 gene encoding retinoic acid-induced protein 1 isoform X2: MEQPPGDSDLQPQDLSSTRSLPAAIDLTRKGEDCLVKANSMEALQVVKPPSWYPGSGSSKGLSFPETDPNHRLQPGDQIQPNDAFSNTTVTLSYVSRSHIFSTHDSLSHHSSLYGVPSISKFSTMDGYLQQMDRPLGLVPQSEMFDSMPPAQVMAENVAGVCLMQQCHEINSSRVASNGRVEKYNPHQRASSIEHSLSQDADNNAGLQNGRSSSSSSWSNSAICIDSSPEPLITDMEEEGQRADSEVLFLISSRTEEPVLIQDSMSPRDLCSHSREYISPLEDTVSPSVTSLDDVENVFILPQASCSPSFENDGENAPMLDTSKDYQQPGHKTKADSEPIVDLTKDKSTLPEVLEKKPKETTASHLNGNAKAEQRTFERKKLPPRSGRGTRLEAIVMNINPNWYKVSTKKPKASKTQPPTNPQTQSSPSKADVNKQTSSVGKKKVQNKAASSSEGETKVKAAATKGRMDSINRNTDSCKESTSDSEHTRFSKYPHSHSTSPKTCSPPFAPDKDSQKKSAHRESDPEPSEVHVLTVSPPLKTSPKSPGKHKVKTACREASSPTAKTAKVTPAPKKKRKKPRLGKFSSMFSPQEPEIKLKYVNYKEEKRDMRRDTFSPFIHMGLKPSTTPATCTVINYPEEEKPRQKKGQGPQQAGGSGSGGFIPGAVPSTSCLQLGRISTHSQYHSSLVCCLCRGSANAMDLGDLHGPYYPEGYRPSAKPPARIPGLKEDEDFSDSDSSCSMRGRGRKCARPPGVPWPHKPGPRLNQDGLLGRWTSDSDPSGSPATKRARIENGAGVTSEAAVEDWYSPPVVPLDQCEYWLHEDCSIWSAGVFLVKGRVYGLEEAVKVGQETTCSRCHNPGCHVGLLFQRMPQQVSLQVFSTVRLCPQ; the protein is encoded by the coding sequence ATGGAGCAACCACCGGGGGACTCTGATTTACAGCCCCAAGACCTCTCCTCCACCCGTAGCCTCCCTGCTGCCATAGACCTGACCAGAAAAGGTGAGGATTGCCTCGTAAAAGCCAACTCCATGGAGGCCCTACAGGTAGTCAAGCCTCCAAGCTGGTACCCAGGCTCTGGGAGCAGCAAGGGACTCTCCTTCCCAGAAACTGACCCCAACCACAGGCTTCAACCAGGAGACCAGATCCAGCCGAACGATGCCTTCTCCAACACTACAGTCACCCTCTCCTATGTAAGCAGGTCTCATATCTTTTCCactcatgactctctctctcaccattcctCTCTCTACGGCGTACCGTCAATCAGCAAGTTCTCAACAATGGATGGCTACCTGCAGCAGATGGACAGGCCTCTGGGCTTAGTGCCTCAGTCTGAAATGTTTGACTCTATGCCTCCAGCCCAGGTGATGGCTGAGAatgtggcaggggtgtgtctGATGCAGCAGTGTCATGAAATCAACAGCAGTCGAGTTGCCAGTAATGGAAGAGTGGAGAAATACAATCCTCATCAGAGAGCGAGTTCAATCGAACACAGTCTTTCTCAGGACGCAGACAACAATGCAGGACTGCAGAATGGcaggagtagcagcagcagcagctggtcTAATTCTGCAATATGTATCGATTCCTCTCCAGAGCCTCTCATTACAGATATggaggaggaaggacagagggcTGACTCAGAGGTTCTCTTTCTCATCTCATCTAGAACGGAGGAGCCTGTCCTCATCCAGGACAGCATGAGTCCCAGGGACCTGTGTTCTCATAGTAGGGAGTATATCAGTCCTCTGGAGGACACGGTCTCTCCCTCTGTTACCTCACTGGATGATGTAGAGAATGTGTTCATTCTGCCTCAGGCCTCCTGCTCACCCAGCTTTGAAAATGATGGTGAGAATGCACCAATGTTAGATACCAGCAAGGACTACCAGCAGCCAGGACATAAAACCAAGGCAGATTCAGAGCCTATTGTTGACTTGACAAAAGACAAGAGCACTCTGCCAGAGGTTTTAGAAAAGAAACCAAAGGAGACGACTGCTTCTCACTTGAATGGTAATGCAAAGGCAGAGCAGAGGACTTTTGAGAGGAAAAAACTTCCCCCTCGCTCTGGCAGGGGAACTAGATTAGAGGCCATAGTGATGAACATAAACCCTAACTGGTATAAAGTATCCACTAAGAAACCCAAGGCCTCGAAGACCCAGCCTCCGACAAATCCCCAGACTCAGAGCAGTCCATCTAAAGCCGACGTTAACAAACAGACCTCATCTGTAGGGAAGAAGAAAGTCCAGAATAAAGCAGCATCTAGCTCAGAGGGAGAGACTAAAGTAAAGGCAGCCGCAACGAAAGGCCGTATGGATAGCATtaacaggaacacagacagttGTAAAGAGTCTACGTCAGATTCTGAACACACCCGTTTTTCCAAATATCCACACAGCCACAGCACATCTCCAAAAACCTGCAGCCCACCCTTTGCTCCAGACAAAGATTCACAGAAGAAGTCGGCACACAGAGAGTCAGATCCCGAGCCCTCCGAGGTGCATGTACTGACTGTATCACCGCCACTTAAAACATCTCCAAAAAGCCCTGGGAAGCATAAAGTGAAGACTGCATGCAGGGAAGCATCGTCTCCCACAGCCAAAACAGCGAAGGTGACCCCTGCTCCCAAGAAGAAACGGAAGAAACCCAGACTGGGCAAGTTTTCCTCTATGTTCTCCCCTCAGGAGCCTGAGATAAAACTGAAATATGTCAACTacaaggaggagaagagggatatGAGGAGGGACACATTCTCTCCTTTCATCCACATGGGCCTTAAACCCTCCACCACCCCTGCCACCTGTACTGTCATCAACTACCCTGAGGAGGAGAAGCCCAGGCAAAAGAAGGGTCAGGGGCCACAGCAGGCTGGAGGCTCAGGGTCTGGGGGTTTCATCCCTGGGGCTGTACCCTCCACCTCCTGCCTCCAGCTGGGCCGCATCTCCACCCATAGCCAATACCACAGCTCCCTGGTCTGCTGCCTCTGTAGAGGCTCTGCTAACGCTATGGACCTGGGGGACCTCCACGGGCCCTACTACCCTGAGGGCTACAGACCCAGTGCTAAACCCCCTGCTAGGATCCCAGGCCTCAAAGAAGATGAGGATTTCAGTGACTCTGACTCGTCCTGCAGCATGAGAGGCCGGGGCAGAAAGTGTGCTCGGCCCCCGGGGGTCCCCTGGCCCCACAAACCAGGTCCACGGCTGAACCAGGATGGCCTGCTGGGGAGGTGGACTAGCGACAGCGACCCTTCAGGCAGCCCTGCAACAAAGAGGGCCAGGATTGAGAATGGGGCTGGGGTTACATCTGAGGCTGCAGTAGAGGACTGGTACAGCCCCCCTGTGGTGCCTCTAGACCAGTGTGAGTACTGGCTCCACGAGGACTGTAGCATCTGGTCTGCAGGTGTATTCCTGGTGAAGGGGAGGGTCTACGGTCTGGAAGAGGCGGTCAAGGTGGGTCAGGAGACG